From a single Candidatus Binatus sp. genomic region:
- a CDS encoding polysaccharide deacetylase family protein: MKQKGRFQLVSALLALCLSVITTIAIAEPASESATSATILVYHRFGPVVADSMTVTTAVFASQLKYLHDNGYTVVPLHDVVNFAAGHDQLPPRAVAITADDGHRTVFSDMAPLVERYRIPVTLFIYPSAISNASYAMTWEQLAELKATGLFSVESHTYWHPNFRIEKRRLSTEDYWKLVDSQLNKSRQVLERRLGGPVTMLSWPFGIYDDELIAAAKKSGYVAAFSIERRKVSRGDNFMALPRFIVTDGDIGQRFGSLLPARTPITSRR, translated from the coding sequence ATGAAACAAAAGGGGCGCTTCCAGCTGGTCTCTGCGCTTCTGGCGCTGTGCCTGAGCGTGATAACGACGATCGCGATCGCGGAGCCCGCATCAGAGAGCGCAACCTCCGCGACGATTCTTGTTTACCATCGGTTCGGCCCGGTGGTTGCCGATAGCATGACGGTCACGACCGCGGTCTTCGCATCGCAGCTCAAGTATCTTCATGACAATGGCTATACTGTCGTTCCGCTTCACGATGTTGTGAATTTCGCCGCAGGTCACGACCAGTTGCCGCCGCGCGCCGTCGCGATCACCGCCGACGATGGCCATCGCACAGTGTTCAGCGACATGGCGCCATTGGTCGAGCGCTATCGAATCCCGGTGACACTGTTCATTTATCCATCCGCGATTTCGAACGCCTCGTATGCGATGACCTGGGAACAGCTCGCGGAACTGAAAGCCACCGGACTCTTTTCGGTGGAATCGCACACCTATTGGCATCCCAATTTTCGCATCGAGAAACGCCGACTCTCCACCGAGGATTACTGGAAATTGGTGGATAGCCAGCTCAACAAATCGCGACAGGTCCTCGAGCGCCGGCTCGGTGGCCCGGTGACGATGCTGAGCTGGCCGTTCGGGATCTACGACGATGAGCTGATTGCCGCCGCCAAAAAATCCGGATACGTCGCCGCATTCAGCATCGAACGACGCAAGGTCTCGCGCGGCGACAACTTCATGGCGCTCCCACGCTTCATCGTTACCGATGGCGACATCGGACAAAGATTCGGGAGTCTGCTACCCGCTCGGACGCCCATAACCAGTCGGCGATAG
- a CDS encoding putative glycoside hydrolase: MAYTGTVIDGSTRRPVEDAIVTLGDVVVRTDHDGKFQISGQGDAIGLRAYGHRRESVSVGVLKDDSGPIVLTPMTPKALYLSFYGIGSAKLREAALGLIDKTELNAVVIDVKGDRGMIAFKTSLALAEQAHSNELTTMRDAKAIIDRLHHDNIYAIARIVVFKDDPLATARPDLAVKRGSGAIFRDRERLAWTDPFNPEVWDYNISIAIEAARLGFDEIQFDYVRFPDAPGLKFSKPTDMKSRLAAISGFLADARRRLTPYNVFLAADIFGYVTWNLDDTHIGQRLEELAPIVDYISPMLYPSCFQFGIPGYRNPVAHPYEIVFLSLQNARERGIPSIRFRPWLQAFRDYAFDHREFTGTQIRQQISAAKRFGSDGWMLWNPRNQYTAEGLKLQGAGCENDAADVVQ, from the coding sequence ATGGCTTACACCGGGACCGTCATCGATGGCTCGACCAGGAGGCCGGTGGAGGATGCGATCGTGACACTCGGGGACGTCGTGGTTCGAACCGATCACGATGGCAAGTTCCAGATCAGCGGCCAGGGCGACGCGATCGGTTTGAGAGCATACGGCCATCGGCGGGAATCAGTCTCCGTCGGAGTGCTGAAAGATGACTCCGGTCCGATTGTACTGACGCCGATGACGCCGAAGGCGCTCTATCTTTCATTTTACGGAATCGGCAGTGCCAAATTGCGCGAGGCGGCCCTCGGCCTCATCGACAAAACCGAACTTAATGCCGTGGTGATCGACGTCAAAGGCGATCGCGGGATGATCGCATTCAAAACCTCGCTCGCGCTTGCCGAGCAGGCTCATTCGAACGAGCTCACGACGATGCGCGATGCGAAGGCAATAATTGACCGGCTCCATCACGATAACATTTACGCTATCGCACGAATTGTCGTCTTCAAGGATGATCCGCTGGCGACCGCCCGACCCGATTTGGCGGTGAAGCGCGGCAGCGGCGCAATCTTCAGGGATCGCGAACGCCTGGCGTGGACGGATCCCTTCAACCCCGAGGTGTGGGACTACAACATCTCGATCGCGATCGAGGCGGCGCGCCTGGGCTTCGACGAAATTCAGTTTGACTATGTGCGCTTTCCCGACGCGCCGGGTCTTAAGTTCTCCAAGCCCACCGACATGAAGAGCCGCCTCGCCGCGATCTCCGGCTTTCTGGCCGACGCGCGGCGGCGCCTCACTCCCTACAATGTGTTTCTCGCCGCCGACATCTTTGGATACGTGACGTGGAACCTCGACGACACCCATATCGGGCAGCGGCTCGAGGAACTTGCGCCCATCGTCGACTACATCTCGCCGATGCTGTACCCGTCGTGCTTCCAGTTCGGCATTCCCGGCTATCGCAATCCGGTCGCGCATCCGTATGAAATCGTCTTCCTCTCGCTGCAGAACGCGCGCGAGCGTGGAATCCCCTCGATTCGGTTTCGCCCGTGGCTGCAAGCATTTCGCGACTACGCCTTCGACCATCGAGAGTTCACCGGCACCCAGATCAGGCAGCAAATTTCGGCCGCCAAAAGGTTCGGCTCCGACGGCTGGATGCTATGGAACCCGCGCAACCAGTACACCGCCGAGGGGTTGAAGCTGCAGGGCGCGGGTTGCGAGAATGACGCTGCGGACGTGGTACAATAG